A genomic segment from uncultured Marinifilum sp. encodes:
- a CDS encoding glycoside hydrolase family 130 protein: MTSKVNMPWEDRPEACTDVMWRYSRNPVIGRYDIPSSNSIFNSAVVPFEDGFAGVFRCDNKAVQMNIFAGFSKDGINWEINHEPIEMIAGNTEMIESDYKYDPRVCWIEDRYWITWCNGYHGPTIGIAYTYDFKTFHQCENAFLPFNRNGVLFPEKINGKYAMLSRPSDNGHTPFGDIYISYSPDMKYWGEHRCVMTVTPFEDSAWQCTKIGAGSVPIRTKEGWLMFYHGVINTCNGFRYSMGAALLDLENPDKVLYRSKPYLLAPAAPYELVGDVPNVVFPCAALTEGNKVAVYYGAADTVVGMSFGYIDELIDFIKNNSL; this comes from the coding sequence ATGACTAGTAAAGTAAATATGCCTTGGGAGGACAGACCGGAAGCTTGTACGGATGTGATGTGGAGATATTCTCGAAATCCAGTGATTGGAAGGTATGATATTCCATCTTCGAACAGTATTTTTAATAGTGCTGTTGTACCTTTTGAAGATGGATTTGCAGGTGTTTTTCGTTGCGATAATAAAGCTGTTCAAATGAATATTTTTGCCGGTTTTAGTAAAGATGGAATCAACTGGGAAATTAATCATGAACCAATAGAAATGATAGCCGGTAATACCGAAATGATAGAGTCTGATTACAAGTACGATCCACGTGTATGCTGGATAGAAGACCGATATTGGATTACTTGGTGTAATGGTTATCATGGTCCAACCATTGGAATCGCTTACACTTACGATTTCAAAACTTTTCACCAGTGCGAAAATGCTTTTTTACCGTTCAATCGTAATGGAGTATTATTTCCAGAAAAGATTAATGGTAAGTATGCAATGTTAAGTCGCCCTAGCGATAATGGGCATACACCTTTCGGTGATATTTATATTTCTTACAGTCCTGATATGAAATATTGGGGAGAGCATCGTTGTGTGATGACAGTTACTCCTTTTGAAGATAGTGCATGGCAGTGTACAAAAATTGGAGCAGGATCGGTACCAATTCGTACCAAGGAAGGTTGGTTAATGTTCTATCACGGAGTTATTAACACTTGTAATGGCTTCCGTTATTCAATGGGAGCAGCGCTTCTCGATCTGGAAAATCCCGATAAGGTGTTGTACCGATCTAAACCATATTTATTGGCTCCGGCGGCTCCTTACGAGCTAGTGGGAGATGTGCCTAATGTGGTTTTTCCATGTGCTGCTTTAACCGAAGGAAATAAAGTTGCTGTTTATTACGGAGCTGCTGATACGGTTGTTGGTATGAGCTTTGGGTATATCGATGAGCTTATCGATTTCATAAAGAATAATTCTTTGTAG
- the rlmF gene encoding 23S rRNA (adenine(1618)-N(6))-methyltransferase RlmF, with amino-acid sequence MLDKKKKHPKVKARLHERNKNRERYDLKKLVESCPDLEAFVILNKYGDESIDFANADAVKMLNKAILIHFYGLQSWDIPKGYLCPPIPGRADYIHHIADLLRQNNYGKIPTGSNITCLDIGVGANCIYPIIGNNEYGWSFIGSDIDPVALKSADDIINSNPSLKGNIKCIGQENPKDFFYGIIPKDGYVDFSICNPPFYESAEAAMKESLRKTKNLSKGKEKEANLNFAGQSNELWCEGGEARFVRNMVNQSKKFAKSCFWFSSLISKESNLKNVYQALKEANAVKIEIIPMGQGNKKSRIVAWTFLTKEEQQKWKNTRWNVRSKKKD; translated from the coding sequence ATGCTAGATAAGAAAAAAAAACATCCTAAAGTAAAGGCTAGATTACACGAAAGAAACAAAAACCGTGAGCGATACGATTTAAAAAAGCTGGTAGAAAGCTGTCCTGATTTAGAAGCTTTCGTAATTTTAAACAAGTACGGGGATGAATCAATAGATTTTGCAAATGCCGATGCTGTAAAAATGCTAAACAAAGCAATCTTAATACATTTTTACGGTCTACAAAGCTGGGATATTCCTAAAGGATACCTTTGTCCTCCAATTCCGGGAAGAGCAGATTACATACATCATATTGCTGATTTATTGCGCCAAAATAATTATGGAAAAATTCCAACAGGCTCAAATATTACTTGTCTGGATATTGGCGTTGGAGCTAACTGTATCTACCCTATTATTGGTAACAACGAGTATGGATGGTCTTTTATTGGTTCTGATATTGATCCTGTTGCTTTAAAATCTGCAGACGACATAATTAACTCTAATCCGAGCTTAAAGGGAAACATTAAATGTATTGGACAGGAAAATCCAAAAGACTTTTTTTATGGCATTATCCCTAAAGACGGCTATGTAGATTTTTCGATTTGCAATCCTCCTTTTTATGAATCAGCGGAAGCTGCAATGAAGGAAAGCTTACGAAAAACAAAGAATTTAAGTAAGGGGAAAGAAAAAGAAGCAAATTTAAATTTTGCAGGACAAAGTAATGAATTATGGTGCGAAGGAGGCGAAGCTCGTTTTGTTAGAAATATGGTAAATCAGAGCAAAAAATTTGCAAAATCGTGTTTCTGGTTCTCCAGTTTAATCTCAAAAGAATCTAATCTTAAAAATGTATACCAGGCCCTTAAAGAAGCAAATGCCGTTAAAATTGAAATAATTCCTATGGGACAGGGAAATAAAAAAAGCAGAATTGTTGCCTGGACATTCCTAACAAAAGAAGAACAGCAAAAATGGAAAAACACAAGATGGAATGTGAGATCTAAGAAAAAGGACTAA